One Hugenholtzia roseola DSM 9546 genomic window carries:
- a CDS encoding ATP-dependent helicase, translating into MSNPEKLLQQLNDKQRQAVTQTEGATLIIAGAGSGKTRVLTYRIAYLLALGVEPWQILALTFTNKAAKEMRERIETLVGTEARNLWMGTFHSIFARILRYEGHKLGYQSNFTIYDTDDSKSLLKNIVKELKLDDKVYNANSLLNRISSAKNSLISAKEYNLNPQFKEEDRHAQRPEMGRIYQIYTHRCFQANAMDFDDLLFQTNVLFRDHLDVLHKYQHKFRYILVDEFQDTNLSQYYIIRKLSAVHLNICVVGDDAQSIYAFRGADIRNILNFEKDYPDLNIVKLEQNYRSTQNIVEAANKVIENNQKQIRKTVWTENYKGEKIDLFKANSDNEEGRLIASAIFEARANKKLSLSEFAILYRTNAQSRAFEEALRRLGLKYRIIGGLSFYQRKEIKDIIAYFRMATNRYDEEAFRRSINNPRRGLGDTTLNKVYLASRENAIPIFEVVKNTARYLGSNRANAGLEKYALLIETFAKIAEEKDAYEAAKFIAQQSGLMKALFEDSTVEGRSRYENVQELLNATKEFVDNPENEEKTLAFFLQSVSLITSGDEAKDDEPAVTMMTIHAAKGLEFSQVFVVGMEEDLFPSGRMIGSRAELEEERRLFYVAITRAKEKLTLSYALTRYYFGSLKPCEPSRFLFEIDPALLNLSNPSRVLNQGDNFGNTHYKPQTPAYKSDKTAAKPTSPAASSTHKEIRLSPPSIPSVGSSPNAHVHKPSEDFKANPSHQIEAGQRVEHAKFGYGNVLRLENAQGGKRAIIAFDKVGEKTLILSFAKLRIVE; encoded by the coding sequence ATGTCGAATCCAGAGAAACTTCTCCAACAGCTCAATGACAAACAACGCCAAGCCGTTACGCAGACCGAAGGGGCGACGCTCATTATCGCAGGGGCAGGGTCGGGCAAGACGCGCGTCCTGACTTATCGCATTGCCTACTTATTGGCTTTGGGCGTAGAGCCATGGCAAATTTTGGCACTCACCTTTACCAATAAAGCGGCTAAGGAGATGCGCGAGCGCATCGAAACCTTAGTAGGCACAGAGGCGCGAAACCTTTGGATGGGAACTTTTCACTCCATTTTTGCACGCATCTTGCGTTATGAAGGACATAAGTTGGGTTATCAATCTAATTTTACCATCTATGATACCGACGATTCCAAATCTCTATTAAAAAATATCGTCAAAGAGTTGAAATTAGACGACAAAGTCTATAATGCCAATAGCTTGCTGAATCGAATTAGTAGTGCTAAAAATAGTTTAATTTCTGCCAAAGAGTACAATCTAAATCCGCAATTTAAAGAAGAAGACCGCCATGCGCAACGTCCCGAAATGGGGCGCATTTATCAGATTTATACGCACCGTTGCTTTCAGGCAAATGCGATGGATTTTGACGATTTACTTTTTCAGACCAACGTGCTTTTTCGCGACCATTTAGACGTTTTACACAAATATCAACACAAGTTTCGCTACATTTTAGTAGATGAATTTCAGGACACAAACCTTTCACAATATTATATCATTCGCAAACTTTCGGCAGTGCATCTCAATATTTGCGTGGTAGGCGATGATGCTCAAAGTATTTATGCCTTTCGTGGGGCAGATATTCGCAATATCTTAAATTTTGAAAAAGATTATCCCGATTTGAATATTGTAAAATTAGAACAAAATTATCGTTCTACCCAAAATATCGTAGAAGCTGCCAATAAAGTAATTGAAAACAACCAGAAACAAATTAGAAAAACCGTTTGGACAGAAAACTACAAAGGCGAAAAAATAGACCTCTTTAAAGCAAATTCCGACAACGAGGAAGGGCGTTTGATAGCCAGTGCCATCTTCGAGGCGCGAGCCAATAAAAAACTCTCCCTTAGCGAATTTGCGATTTTATACCGCACCAACGCCCAATCGCGTGCCTTCGAGGAAGCACTTCGGCGTTTGGGTTTGAAATACCGCATCATCGGGGGGCTTTCTTTCTACCAACGCAAAGAAATCAAGGACATTATCGCTTATTTTCGCATGGCGACAAACCGCTATGACGAGGAGGCTTTTCGCCGCAGCATCAACAATCCGCGACGAGGCTTGGGCGATACCACTTTAAATAAGGTTTATTTGGCTTCGCGTGAAAATGCAATTCCAATTTTTGAAGTCGTTAAAAATACGGCACGTTATTTAGGTTCGAATCGCGCCAATGCAGGTCTGGAAAAGTATGCCCTTTTGATAGAAACTTTCGCCAAGATAGCGGAGGAAAAAGATGCTTACGAAGCGGCAAAATTTATCGCCCAACAGTCGGGATTGATGAAGGCACTCTTCGAGGATAGTACCGTAGAGGGGCGAAGCCGTTACGAAAACGTGCAGGAACTTTTAAATGCCACCAAAGAATTTGTGGATAATCCTGAAAATGAGGAGAAAACCCTCGCTTTTTTCTTACAGTCCGTTTCGCTTATCACTTCGGGCGACGAAGCCAAAGATGACGAACCAGCGGTTACGATGATGACTATCCATGCGGCTAAGGGTTTGGAGTTTTCGCAGGTCTTTGTCGTGGGTATGGAGGAAGATTTGTTCCCTTCGGGGCGCATGATTGGTAGTCGTGCCGAATTAGAGGAGGAACGCCGTTTGTTTTATGTTGCCATTACACGCGCCAAAGAAAAACTCACACTTTCCTATGCCCTGACGCGCTACTATTTCGGTTCGCTCAAACCCTGTGAGCCTTCGCGTTTTCTTTTCGAAATAGACCCTGCACTGCTTAATTTGAGCAACCCAAGTCGCGTTCTGAATCAGGGCGATAACTTTGGCAATACGCACTACAAGCCACAAACTCCTGCCTACAAAAGCGACAAAACTGCTGCCAAGCCTACTTCGCCCGCTGCTTCCTCGACTCATAAAGAAATCCGCCTTTCGCCCCCTTCTATTCCTTCGGTAGGAAGTTCGCCCAACGCCCATGTGCATAAGCCGTCAGAAGATTTTAAGGCAAACCCTTCGCACCAAATCGAGGCGGGGCAGCGCGTAGAGCATGCCAAGTTTGGTTATGGCAATGTTTTGCGTTTGGAAAATGCGCAGGGGGGAAAAAGAGCCATCATCGCTTTCGATAAAGTGGGTGAAAAGACGCTTATCCTTTCTTTTGCCAAGCTAAGAATTGTAGAATAA
- a CDS encoding OmpA family protein, whose product MQKLSMVVISIGLGLAAYLNSKPTHEIAIAQDYVPTHTQAIPFSDLPKNLLYGEGMGLAKTIKYSYENHVGAWNPDELVLRNQALFAQYVENNKSQSQCWYIGDSYNPDKTLPQWAIIELTQPKTLNYIGILSSEYYSGEGYSDRHVKDAQVWISTSDTEHFEKVLPLTLHSNQFFEVFRIEPKENVKFIKYLVQSNYGHKETAIAPIVAFYDETPIKSTKERILAGKTDVYNLFFGLDNALIRLESEPMLAELATILKADATKKIEITVHNDSKKDEAKNQKLTQARADALKAKLKAAGIDEKRITAIGAGASQPIAPNEGEYDRSKNRRVSIWVK is encoded by the coding sequence ATGCAGAAGTTATCTATGGTTGTCATAAGCATAGGCTTGGGTTTAGCCGCTTATCTGAACTCGAAACCCACTCACGAAATAGCGATTGCGCAAGACTACGTTCCCACTCACACACAGGCAATTCCTTTTTCAGATTTACCAAAAAATTTACTATATGGCGAAGGAATGGGTTTGGCGAAAACGATAAAATATAGCTATGAAAACCATGTTGGGGCTTGGAATCCCGACGAATTGGTGCTACGCAATCAGGCACTTTTTGCGCAATACGTAGAAAACAACAAGTCGCAGTCGCAATGTTGGTACATTGGCGATAGCTACAATCCCGATAAGACGCTGCCACAATGGGCAATTATCGAACTTACACAACCCAAAACGCTCAATTATATCGGTATTTTGAGCAGTGAATATTATTCGGGCGAAGGCTATTCCGACCGCCATGTCAAAGATGCACAAGTTTGGATTTCGACAAGCGACACCGAGCATTTCGAAAAGGTATTGCCCCTTACCCTTCATAGCAATCAATTTTTTGAAGTGTTTAGAATTGAGCCAAAAGAAAATGTAAAATTTATCAAATATTTGGTACAATCTAATTACGGACACAAAGAAACTGCTATCGCACCAATAGTGGCTTTTTATGACGAAACACCTATAAAAAGCACTAAAGAACGCATTTTGGCAGGCAAAACCGATGTCTATAATCTTTTCTTTGGTTTAGACAATGCACTTATTCGCTTAGAAAGTGAACCCATGTTGGCAGAACTTGCAACTATCTTGAAAGCAGATGCGACAAAAAAAATAGAAATCACGGTGCATAACGATAGCAAAAAAGACGAAGCCAAGAACCAAAAGCTCACACAAGCGCGAGCAGATGCACTCAAAGCCAAGCTCAAAGCGGCAGGCATTGACGAAAAACGAATTACGGCAATCGGGGCGGGTGCAAGTCAGCCTATTGCCCCCAATGAAGGCGAGTACGACCGCTCAAAAAACCGAAGGGTGAGCATTTGGGTAAAATAA
- a CDS encoding bifunctional heptose 7-phosphate kinase/heptose 1-phosphate adenyltransferase has product MTSLRSLFDAFSDLRVLIVGDVMIDSYLWGKVERISPEAPVPIVQLRKQEQRLGGAANVALNVRALGAKATIATVVGDDAESQTLFQLFQEADIDTSAVVRSAKRPTTIKHRILAGSQHLLRVDSETTEPITQAESQELIVKIQALLPQTDVLIFEDYDKGVLTAENIALLIEMAQRQQIPTVVDPKKRNFLSYRGATLFKPNLKELKEGLGYDFNIAEPSELEKAVEKLKALMPVENVLITLSERGVFMAGADQKHHIAAHKREIADVSGAGDTVVSIAALVLALGEPLALVAELANLGGGLVCESLGVVPIQKNRLLQEAQNLMLNI; this is encoded by the coding sequence ATGACTTCCCTACGTTCTCTTTTTGATGCTTTTTCCGATTTGCGCGTGCTTATCGTGGGCGACGTAATGATTGATTCCTATCTTTGGGGCAAGGTAGAGCGCATTTCGCCCGAAGCTCCTGTACCGATTGTGCAGCTTCGAAAGCAGGAGCAGCGGCTCGGCGGAGCTGCCAATGTAGCCCTCAACGTGCGTGCTTTGGGTGCAAAGGCTACGATTGCCACTGTGGTAGGCGATGATGCGGAAAGTCAGACCCTTTTCCAACTTTTTCAGGAAGCAGATATTGATACTTCGGCGGTTGTCAGGAGCGCGAAACGCCCTACTACTATCAAACACCGCATTTTAGCAGGCTCGCAACACCTACTGCGCGTGGATTCGGAAACCACAGAACCGATAACCCAAGCCGAATCGCAGGAATTGATAGTTAAAATTCAGGCTTTGCTACCCCAAACGGACGTGCTTATTTTCGAGGACTACGACAAGGGGGTACTTACCGCTGAAAATATTGCACTTCTGATAGAAATGGCACAAAGGCAGCAAATTCCGACGGTAGTAGACCCCAAAAAGCGCAACTTTTTGTCCTATCGCGGAGCTACCTTATTCAAACCCAACTTGAAAGAATTAAAAGAAGGTTTGGGATATGATTTTAATATAGCAGAGCCTTCGGAGCTTGAAAAGGCAGTAGAAAAATTGAAAGCCCTTATGCCTGTTGAAAACGTACTGATTACGCTTTCCGAACGGGGGGTTTTTATGGCAGGGGCAGACCAAAAACATCATATTGCTGCACACAAGCGCGAAATTGCCGACGTTTCGGGAGCAGGCGATACAGTGGTCAGTATTGCGGCTTTGGTCTTGGCTTTGGGCGAGCCGCTTGCTTTGGTTGCAGAATTGGCAAATTTAGGCGGCGGCTTGGTCTGTGAATCTTTGGGCGTTGTGCCGATTCAAAAAAATAGACTTCTACAAGAAGCGCAAAACTTGATGCTCAATATTTGA
- a CDS encoding Fic family protein — protein sequence METISPRLTEILNRIETHKSRLDALRSRLDNETIREALRVEFLYESNRIEGNSLSLRETQMVISEGMTISGKTLREHLEAINHREAITLIEEAVREDADFSPYLLKQIHALVLHGIDREAAGRYRHIPVLIAGSAHKPPAPYLLEELMDAYFNFYENYKSKLPAVLLAALLHEKLVSIHPFVDGNGRTARLVMNLILLRAGYPLAIIGGDYESRIAYYQALEDAKDNPESFSIFIAQKVEMALLRYLNILEA from the coding sequence TTGGAAACTATCTCCCCTCGTCTGACCGAAATCTTAAATCGTATAGAAACCCACAAAAGCCGCTTAGATGCACTAAGAAGTAGGCTCGACAACGAAACAATACGTGAGGCTTTGCGTGTGGAATTTCTCTATGAAAGCAATCGAATAGAGGGCAATAGCCTAAGTTTGCGCGAAACACAAATGGTTATTTCCGAAGGCATGACCATCAGTGGCAAGACATTACGCGAACATCTGGAAGCCATCAATCATAGAGAGGCGATTACTTTGATAGAGGAGGCAGTAAGAGAAGATGCGGATTTTTCGCCTTACTTGCTCAAACAAATTCACGCGCTGGTCTTGCATGGCATTGATAGAGAGGCAGCAGGACGCTATCGCCATATTCCTGTTTTGATAGCAGGCAGCGCACACAAGCCGCCTGCCCCCTATCTTTTGGAAGAGTTGATGGACGCTTATTTTAATTTTTACGAAAACTATAAAAGCAAACTTCCTGCCGTACTCTTAGCCGCTCTTTTGCACGAAAAACTTGTTAGTATTCACCCCTTTGTAGATGGCAATGGCAGAACGGCGCGTTTGGTCATGAATCTGATTCTCCTTCGTGCGGGCTATCCTTTGGCTATCATTGGGGGCGATTATGAAAGTAGGATAGCCTACTATCAGGCATTAGAAGACGCAAAGGATAATCCAGAGAGTTTTTCTATATTTATCGCTCAAAAAGTGGAAATGGCTCTTTTGCGCTACCTAAATATTTTAGAGGCTTAG
- a CDS encoding tetratricopeptide repeat protein has translation MENLFFWQNWKLSEKIILTSFLALLVLAAGFFAFAWYSGVDEAFRWEKQAEFRAFPLEVERFEKGFFEWKAEVPIYVQQAHYQANPRVVIDVFSPLYLFFIGLAMVGYLAAITYLPKLYFAIGTILVAFFLSFANFDALTYFQTLLTLNDSQNLFIVALLLYLPLAFVFNSFYTKAPFSLRLAAFSLISVGFYFYIKLQAAVVLFPENFIASQGIVIPLVISVIFILLNGHEIPRALLYITTLAGRASNTNMTHFFIASGLFALNSFYVLLKSVRFIEWEMYHLPPKTSLLLIVFLALWGVKHRASQYEKVLPFGLPAAIITLAGGIITLATFSFSMLNANDPMTEGLEDVVIFSQVGFSIIFIVYIIANYGTILEGNYNIYKILWQPRQLDWSFAALMAYIIVAILLYRADMAAYRQIQAGVQNLMGDTFAKEAEYYQALHTAESMDKAQEAYGMAEYYYNYSAGLNASNHKMHIGLATLALKMGKFKTAYNYYNRSLGKNPTPQAYAMAAQLASERLNDPAEGFNKIYYAKAIFPENPYIWTNLSWNYLKGEQFVIGADTLYEYLNNARRYAFSNPAAEINFYAFQAMNDNAVEKADSLRKIWLRADNIEAHNNELLWLLGKVPTENLPALKTEFLQDTVYNFNQALYLYHYTLAKRDTALLNYYTKIQDKMDNYPELILAQALLFYQQNRTKEALESLRYLLQYHPSVQYWHLLAVWYLENENYRAAADIWKQTTLSGNFEHSFYRAIALSHSKEQADRAEARSLWQAWDTLPQHPYQPTAKEMLRLLSPEVAIEIDQIQDDEALHRFLYFRMESLDEATFVKALEKMSDLNVLVVASAERIRYWVEKGELEKAQALRDQITGLGAGAKLSEKAKNQLLEADLALLYALKRYEEMLPLAQSWKPERAQRTRKNYYLALYYSQKNDSTQADHYWQLAHKGNPMDLNTYKEAIAYYNKNGKVQKGYDFVLEGLRFMPDDISIKKLYILQALENRLETFARSTFEELSSKVNESYLTDFKKQYDSLLEVIQKEEERFFVGEEMPVSGEQPAGE, from the coding sequence ATGGAAAACCTTTTTTTTTGGCAAAACTGGAAACTATCTGAAAAAATAATCCTGACCAGTTTTTTGGCTCTCTTGGTCTTGGCGGCAGGCTTTTTCGCTTTTGCTTGGTATAGTGGCGTAGATGAGGCTTTTCGCTGGGAAAAGCAGGCGGAATTTCGCGCTTTCCCCTTAGAGGTGGAACGTTTTGAAAAGGGCTTTTTCGAATGGAAGGCAGAAGTGCCAATTTATGTGCAGCAGGCGCACTATCAGGCAAATCCGCGTGTGGTGATAGATGTCTTTTCGCCGCTTTATTTATTTTTTATCGGCTTGGCGATGGTCGGCTATTTGGCAGCGATTACCTATTTGCCCAAATTATATTTTGCTATCGGTACAATTTTGGTCGCTTTCTTTCTTTCTTTTGCCAATTTCGACGCGCTCACCTATTTTCAGACCCTACTGACGCTAAACGATTCTCAAAATCTATTTATCGTCGCGCTCTTGCTTTATCTGCCTTTGGCTTTTGTCTTCAATTCTTTTTATACAAAAGCCCCTTTTAGTCTGCGTTTGGCGGCTTTTTCGTTGATTAGTGTAGGCTTCTATTTTTATATCAAATTGCAGGCGGCAGTTGTGCTTTTCCCCGAAAATTTTATCGCCTCGCAAGGCATTGTCATTCCCCTTGTGATAAGTGTGATTTTTATCCTCCTCAATGGGCATGAAATTCCGCGTGCCTTGCTCTACATTACCACTTTGGCGGGCAGGGCTTCGAATACCAACATGACGCATTTTTTTATCGCTTCGGGACTTTTCGCGCTTAATTCTTTCTATGTCTTACTCAAATCGGTGCGCTTTATAGAATGGGAGATGTACCATTTGCCACCCAAAACGAGCCTGCTTTTGATAGTCTTTTTGGCACTTTGGGGCGTAAAACATCGGGCTTCACAGTACGAAAAAGTGTTGCCCTTCGGACTGCCTGCCGCCATTATTACCTTAGCAGGGGGCATTATTACATTAGCTACCTTCTCTTTTTCGATGCTCAACGCCAACGACCCCATGACGGAGGGCTTGGAAGATGTCGTTATTTTTTCGCAGGTAGGATTTTCTATCATCTTTATCGTTTATATCATAGCCAACTATGGAACAATTTTAGAAGGAAATTACAATATCTATAAAATCCTTTGGCAACCGCGTCAGCTCGATTGGAGTTTTGCCGCTTTGATGGCTTATATCATTGTTGCGATTTTATTGTATCGTGCAGATATGGCGGCATACCGTCAGATACAGGCAGGGGTGCAAAATCTCATGGGCGATACCTTTGCAAAAGAAGCCGAATATTATCAGGCTTTGCACACGGCAGAAAGCATGGACAAGGCGCAAGAAGCCTACGGCATGGCTGAATATTACTACAATTATTCGGCAGGTCTGAATGCGAGCAACCATAAAATGCATATCGGTTTGGCTACCTTGGCTCTCAAAATGGGCAAGTTCAAGACCGCCTACAATTACTATAATCGCTCTTTGGGCAAAAATCCTACCCCACAGGCTTATGCGATGGCGGCACAATTAGCCTCTGAAAGGCTCAACGACCCCGCCGAAGGTTTTAATAAGATTTACTACGCCAAGGCGATTTTTCCTGAAAACCCCTACATCTGGACAAATTTGAGTTGGAACTACCTCAAAGGTGAGCAATTTGTTATCGGTGCAGACACCTTATACGAATACCTCAACAATGCCCGACGCTATGCTTTTTCCAATCCTGCTGCTGAAATCAATTTCTATGCCTTCCAAGCCATGAACGACAACGCCGTAGAAAAGGCGGATTCTCTTCGTAAAATTTGGCTTCGTGCCGATAACATAGAGGCGCATAATAACGAATTGCTTTGGCTTTTGGGAAAAGTGCCTACCGAAAATTTGCCTGCCCTAAAAACGGAATTTCTACAAGATACGGTTTATAATTTTAATCAAGCTCTCTATCTCTACCATTATACCTTAGCCAAACGCGATACAGCACTCTTGAATTATTATACCAAAATTCAAGATAAAATGGACAACTATCCCGAATTGATACTTGCCCAAGCCCTGCTTTTCTACCAACAGAATCGCACCAAAGAAGCCCTCGAAAGTTTGCGTTACTTGTTGCAATATCACCCCAGCGTGCAGTATTGGCATCTTTTGGCAGTTTGGTATTTGGAAAATGAAAACTACCGCGCCGCCGCCGATATTTGGAAACAGACGACCCTTTCAGGCAATTTTGAACACAGTTTTTATCGCGCTATCGCCCTTAGCCATTCCAAAGAGCAAGCCGACCGCGCCGAAGCGCGTAGCCTTTGGCAGGCTTGGGATACATTGCCACAGCACCCTTATCAGCCCACAGCAAAAGAAATGTTGCGCCTGCTTTCGCCCGAAGTTGCCATCGAGATAGACCAGATACAAGACGACGAAGCCCTGCACCGTTTTCTTTATTTTAGAATGGAAAGCCTTGATGAAGCTACTTTTGTGAAGGCGTTGGAAAAAATGAGCGACCTCAATGTCTTGGTAGTGGCAAGTGCCGAGCGCATCAGGTATTGGGTAGAAAAGGGCGAATTGGAAAAGGCACAAGCCTTACGCGACCAAATTACGGGCTTAGGTGCAGGCGCGAAACTTTCTGAAAAGGCGAAAAATCAGCTCCTCGAAGCCGACTTAGCCCTGCTTTATGCCCTTAAAAGGTATGAAGAGATGCTGCCGCTGGCACAAAGTTGGAAACCCGAAAGGGCGCAAAGAACGCGCAAAAACTACTATCTGGCACTTTATTATAGCCAAAAAAATGACTCTACACAAGCCGACCACTATTGGCAATTAGCACACAAGGGCAATCCAATGGATTTGAACACCTACAAAGAGGCAATCGCCTATTACAATAAAAACGGAAAAGTACAAAAAGGCTATGACTTTGTTTTAGAAGGGTTGCGCTTTATGCCTGATGATATTTCAATTAAAAAGTTATATATCTTACAGGCTTTGGAAAACCGCTTGGAAACCTTCGCCCGTAGTACCTTCGAAGAGTTGAGCAGCAAGGTAAATGAAAGCTACCTGACCGACTTTAAAAAGCAATACGACAGTCTTTTAGAGGTCATTCAGAAAGAAGAAGAACGCTTCTTTGTAGGCGAAGAAATGCCCGTTAGTGGCGAACAGCCCGCAGGTGAATAG
- a CDS encoding 3'-5' exonuclease, with amino-acid sequence MNWNFIAYLKNKQTQKNWENALPQLPEWAVRYYRAHRQRQESQSPFPTLQKARFVVFDTETTGLNMQKDVVISLAALRLEAQTIQIGESLEFFIPRQKTGSKHSITIHQILPQETEGGISESKAIEQWLDFIGTDVLVAHHVGFDVGMMESMMNRVLFPNKETKLALLNPQLDTARMEKRLQKHLTQNDDAFSLDALSNQYDLRIAQRHTAAGDTLATAQIFLIQLKKLQKRGIKNVDELF; translated from the coding sequence ATGAATTGGAACTTTATAGCCTATCTGAAAAATAAGCAGACACAGAAAAATTGGGAAAACGCCCTTCCCCAACTCCCTGAATGGGCTGTGCGCTATTATCGCGCTCACCGTCAGCGGCAGGAAAGTCAAAGCCCTTTTCCTACCCTGCAAAAGGCGCGTTTTGTAGTCTTTGATACCGAAACTACGGGCTTGAATATGCAAAAAGATGTCGTCATTTCTTTGGCGGCATTGCGTTTGGAAGCGCAAACGATACAAATAGGCGAGAGTCTGGAATTTTTTATACCGCGCCAAAAAACAGGTAGCAAACATTCTATCACCATTCACCAAATTTTGCCACAAGAAACCGAAGGCGGCATTTCGGAAAGTAAAGCTATTGAACAATGGTTGGATTTTATTGGTACAGATGTTTTGGTGGCGCATCACGTAGGTTTTGATGTAGGTATGATGGAAAGTATGATGAATCGGGTGCTTTTTCCGAACAAGGAAACCAAACTTGCTTTGCTCAATCCGCAGCTCGATACGGCTCGTATGGAAAAACGCCTACAAAAGCATCTGACCCAAAACGACGACGCTTTTAGCTTAGACGCGCTCTCTAATCAATACGATTTGCGTATCGCACAAAGGCATACGGCGGCAGGCGATACTTTGGCTACCGCTCAAATTTTTCTAATCCAACTCAAAAAATTACAAAAAAGAGGCATCAAAAATGTAGATGAACTTTTTTAG
- the aroQ gene encoding type II 3-dehydroquinate dehydratase, translating to MKIAIINGANLNLLGKREPEIYGSLSFETYFKSLQDRYPNLALSYFQSNHEGALIDYIQQVGFSHQGLVINAGAYTHTSLAIADAVRAVPAPAVEVHISNIFGREAFRHHSFLSAVCVGMITGLGLEGYRLAIEFLQKDA from the coding sequence ATGAAAATTGCTATCATCAATGGCGCAAATCTCAACCTTTTGGGCAAGCGCGAACCCGAAATTTACGGCTCTCTCTCTTTCGAAACCTATTTTAAAAGCCTTCAAGACCGCTATCCCAATTTGGCACTTTCCTACTTTCAGTCCAATCACGAGGGCGCACTTATCGACTACATTCAGCAAGTCGGCTTTTCGCATCAGGGCTTGGTTATCAATGCAGGTGCTTACACACACACCTCTTTGGCGATTGCAGACGCAGTTCGCGCCGTTCCTGCCCCTGCCGTAGAGGTGCATATCTCGAATATTTTTGGGCGCGAGGCATTTCGCCATCATAGCTTTCTTAGTGCAGTTTGTGTCGGTATGATTACAGGCTTGGGCTTGGAGGGCTACCGCTTGGCGATAGAGTTTCTGCAAAAGGACGCATAA
- a CDS encoding peroxiredoxin has product MATLVNKPAPRFSAPAVINGEEIVGNFSLDQYLGKKYVVFFFYPKDFTFVCPTEILAFQEKLAEFEKRDAVVVGCSTDSEETHLAWLSTPKGQGGIEGVTYPLVADLAKTIATNFGVLGGDYSYDENGNLIFEGAPIALRGTFLINKEGIVKHQVVNDFPLGRNIDDALRMVEALAHVEKYGEVCPANWSEGKEAMNATKEGVATYLAAH; this is encoded by the coding sequence ATGGCAACTTTAGTCAACAAACCTGCTCCTCGTTTTTCTGCTCCCGCTGTCATCAACGGCGAAGAAATCGTGGGTAACTTCTCACTCGACCAGTATTTGGGCAAAAAATATGTCGTCTTTTTCTTCTATCCAAAAGACTTCACCTTCGTTTGTCCTACCGAGATTTTAGCCTTTCAAGAAAAATTAGCAGAGTTTGAAAAGCGTGATGCAGTAGTAGTAGGCTGCTCTACCGATAGCGAAGAAACGCACTTAGCTTGGCTTTCTACCCCCAAAGGTCAGGGTGGCATCGAGGGCGTTACTTATCCGCTTGTCGCTGACCTTGCCAAGACGATTGCCACTAACTTCGGCGTTTTGGGTGGCGATTATAGCTACGACGAAAACGGCAATTTGATATTCGAAGGCGCACCGATTGCACTTCGCGGCACTTTCCTTATCAACAAAGAAGGTATCGTCAAGCACCAAGTAGTCAATGATTTTCCTTTGGGTCGTAACATCGATGATGCCCTACGTATGGTAGAAGCCTTAGCGCATGTGGAAAAATACGGCGAAGTATGCCCTGCAAATTGGAGCGAAGGCAAAGAGGCTATGAACGCAACAAAAGAAGGCGTAGCCACTTACTTAGCGGCTCACTAA
- a CDS encoding GbsR/MarR family transcriptional regulator yields MKNIPPSDTPKSPLAFEEAKSRFIEAWGALGTTWGISRSMAQVHALLLLAQEPLSAQAVMDALNISQGNANMNLRALMDWGLVEKITKLGERKEFFVAEKDMWEVTRRIVRERRKRELEPIFKVLEELKQVEAQSEEEAQKAAHFIKITEEISTFAARAEQAIDMMLKLSENKLVEKILKP; encoded by the coding sequence ATGAAAAATATACCGCCTTCCGATACCCCTAAATCTCCACTTGCCTTCGAAGAAGCCAAATCGCGCTTCATAGAAGCATGGGGGGCATTGGGTACAACTTGGGGCATCAGCCGTAGTATGGCACAGGTGCATGCGCTTTTGCTTTTGGCGCAAGAGCCTTTGAGTGCGCAAGCCGTCATGGACGCGCTCAACATTTCGCAAGGCAATGCTAATATGAACCTTCGCGCCCTTATGGATTGGGGATTGGTAGAAAAAATAACCAAATTAGGTGAAAGGAAAGAATTTTTTGTAGCCGAAAAAGACATGTGGGAAGTTACGCGCCGTATCGTGCGTGAGCGCAGGAAGCGCGAATTAGAACCTATTTTTAAGGTCTTGGAAGAGCTAAAACAGGTAGAGGCACAAAGCGAAGAGGAGGCACAAAAGGCTGCCCATTTTATCAAAATTACGGAAGAGATTAGCACCTTTGCCGCGCGTGCAGAGCAGGCGATTGATATGATGCTCAAACTTTCTGAAAATAAATTAGTAGAAAAAATATTAAAACCCTAA